Sequence from the Gloeomargarita sp. SKYB120 genome:
TCTCAAAACACCTCGATATTGCCGCGTCCAGTGGTTTTTAACCAGTTCTGAGCTTCGATGTAGTTGTTGGGGGCTAAACGAATCGCCTCGCGCCAGTATTCCGCCGCTTTGTCGAATAATTCCTCTGCTAATTCGGGTTGATTAGCGGCTTTCGCCTGCTCCCCCTGGTAGTGATAAATAACCGCAATGTTGTTGAGCGCCTGGGGCATGCGGGGGTTGAGTTCCAACGCTTGATGATAGTATGCCAGCGCTTTTTCGTGGTCGCCGTTGCTGGTGTGAATCAAACCAATGTTGTACAGGATAAAACTGCGG
This genomic interval carries:
- a CDS encoding photosystem I assembly protein Ycf3, with amino-acid sequence MPRSQRNDNFIDKTFTVLADLLLKLLPASPKEKAAFAYYRDGMNAQAEGEYAEALKNYEEALALEDDPYDRSFILYNIGLIHTSNGDHEKALAYYHQALELNPRMPQALNNIAVIYHYQGEQAKAANQPELAEELFDKAAEYWREAIRLAPNNYIEAQNWLKTTGRGNIEVF